In Ananas comosus cultivar F153 linkage group 10, ASM154086v1, whole genome shotgun sequence, the following proteins share a genomic window:
- the LOC109716038 gene encoding protein MICRORCHIDIA 6-like isoform X2, with protein MLSDDNALGMSFECFVDLCSDEETENTELTTCKETRLVQEKARSNDNLKFGSSKGVIPSSSWLMDQESLSGNEFHDLPTLLNSIPFCRQFWKAGDYTTRSNSVPVSQNGKNRLRIHPKFLHSNATSQKWAFGAIAELLDNAVDEVQNGATFVKVDRITNSRDGNDALLVQDDGGGMGPESLRRCMSFGFSDKHSDSFIGQYGNGFKTSTMRLGADVIVFSRRMNNRTLTQSVGLLSYTFLQKAGYDDVIVPVFDNIGHHGTKIIVFNLWFNDSGKMELDFISDLEDIMITGAPCGRANMLSEKHIANRYRYSLRVYASILYLHLPQSFRIVLRGRDVTPHHIVDDLKFRECIKYRPQILGSKEAEVITTIGFLDGAPKLSVHGFNVYHRNRLILPFWRVFVFTRKRGRGIAGVLEANFIKPTHNKQDFEKSTLYHKLEIRLRDMTAEYWKYHCHLVGYSSPVTGASPKRPQIGTANELQDASSNHCTPANLSNGLSSSSTVITTLNGQPNLMAMQVSNSCKADSQAAFHGKRSANHVITAEVPKRQAVAFELTSGVGGNLKIQHSSDGQRQMQEIITMMHVNKKLRERCLEYEIAQKQLLLKVEMLKNELQEVQWTYKILMGDLLKV; from the exons ATGTTATCTGATGATAATG CTCTTGGAATGAGCTTCGAGTGCTTTGTTGACTTATGCAGTGATGAAGAAACTGAAAATACAGAGCTTACAACTTGTAAGGAAACACGTCTAGTGCAAGAGAAAGCTAGGTCAAATGACAACTTAAAATTTGGAAGTTCAAAGGGAGTCATACCTTCTTCTTCATGGTTAATGGACCAAGAGAGTTTATCTGGTAATGAATTTCATGATCTTCCTACCTTACTCAATTCCATACCATTTTGCCGCCAATTCTGGAAAGCAGGAGACTATACAACCAGATCAAATTCTGTACCAGTCTCTCAAA ATGGCAAGAACCGCTTACGCATCCATCCCAAATTTCTCCACTCAAATGCTACTTCACAGAAGTGGGCTTTTGGTG CTATTGCAGAGCTGCTTGATAATGCAGTTGACGAG GTACAAAATGGAGCCACATTTGTTAAGGTAGATAGAATCACGAATTCTCGAGATGGAAATGATGCACTACTAGTACAAG ATGATGGAGGTGGAATGGGTCCGGAATCTTTGAGACGTTGCATGAGCTTTGGCTTTTCAGATAAGCATTCTGATTCTTTCATTGGACAGT ATGGAAATGGCTTTAAAACCAGCACCATGAGGCTTGGAGCTGATGTTATTGTCTTTAGCCGAAGGATGAACAACAG AACATTAACTCAAAGTGTCGGGCTTCTTTCGTATACATTTTTACAAAAAGCTGGTTATGATGATGTAATAGTACCGGTG TTTGACAACATAGGGCACCATGGCACAAAAATTATTGTATTCAATCTATGGTTCAATGATTCCGGGAAGATGGAACTGGATTTTATTTCTGATTTGGAG GACATTATGATTACCGGAGCACCTTGTGGCAGGGCGAATATGTTAAGCGAGAAGCATATTGCTAATCGATATCGTTACTCTCTTCGC GTGTATGCATCTATATTATATCTGCATCTACCACAAAGCTTTAGAATAGTCTTGCGTGGACGAGATGTCACCCCTCATCACATAGTTGATGATCTCAAATTTCGTGAATGCATTAAATATAGACCGCAAATTTTGGGGAGCAAAGAG GCCGAGGTCATTACCACGATTGGATTCTTAGATGGTGCTCCAAAGCTTAGTGTTCATGGATTTAATGTCTACCACAGAAACCGGCTTATATTG CCCTTCTGGCGAGTGTTTGTTTTTACAAGAAAGAGAGGCAGAGGCATTGCTG GAGTGTTAGAGGCAAATTTTATTAAGCCGACACATAATAAGCAAGACTTTGAGAAGTCAACCCTTTATCACAAACTCGAAATTCGCTTGAGAGATATGACGGCTGAATACTG gaAGTATCATTGCCATTTGGTTGGTTATTCATCACCGGTGACTGGTGCTTCTCCTAAGAGGCCTCAGATAGGAACTGCCAATGAACTACAAGATGCCTCCAGTAACCATT GCACTCCAGCTAACCTATCAAATGGCCTTTCAAGCAGCAGTACAGTAATAACTACATTAAATGGACAACCAAACTTGATGGCAATGCAAGTTTCCAACAGTTGCAAGGCTGATTCTCAAGCAG CATTTCATGGAAAAAGAAGCGCAAATCACGTAATCACAGCAGAAGTACCAAAGCGGCAGGCTGTTGCATTTGAACTTACAAGTGGAGTTGGTGGCAATCTCAAGATACAG CATTCATCTGATGGGCAGAGGCAAATGCAAGAGATTATTACCATGATGCATGTAAATAAGAAGCTACGTGAACG GTGCTTGGAATACGAAATAGCTCAGAAGCAGCTGCTTCTTAAG GTGGAAATGCTTAAAAATGAGCTCCAAGAGGTCCAATGGACTTACAAAATCCTAATGGGTGATCTTTTAAAAGTGTAG
- the LOC109716038 gene encoding protein MICRORCHIDIA 6-like isoform X1, whose protein sequence is MLSDDNALGMSFECFVDLCSDEETENTELTTCKETRLVQEKARSNDNLKFGSSKGVIPSSSWLMDQESLSGNEFHDLPTLLNSIPFCRQFWKAGDYTTRSNSVPVSQNGKNRLRIHPKFLHSNATSQKWAFGAIAELLDNAVDEVQNGATFVKVDRITNSRDGNDALLVQDDGGGMGPESLRRCMSFGFSDKHSDSFIGQYGNGFKTSTMRLGADVIVFSRRMNNRTLTQSVGLLSYTFLQKAGYDDVIVPVVDYEFDPSTGLVMRLLPHGQRHFSSNLSALLTWSPFATEVELLKQFDNIGHHGTKIIVFNLWFNDSGKMELDFISDLEDIMITGAPCGRANMLSEKHIANRYRYSLRVYASILYLHLPQSFRIVLRGRDVTPHHIVDDLKFRECIKYRPQILGSKEAEVITTIGFLDGAPKLSVHGFNVYHRNRLILPFWRVFVFTRKRGRGIAGVLEANFIKPTHNKQDFEKSTLYHKLEIRLRDMTAEYWKYHCHLVGYSSPVTGASPKRPQIGTANELQDASSNHCTPANLSNGLSSSSTVITTLNGQPNLMAMQVSNSCKADSQAAFHGKRSANHVITAEVPKRQAVAFELTSGVGGNLKIQHSSDGQRQMQEIITMMHVNKKLRERCLEYEIAQKQLLLKVEMLKNELQEVQWTYKILMGDLLKV, encoded by the exons ATGTTATCTGATGATAATG CTCTTGGAATGAGCTTCGAGTGCTTTGTTGACTTATGCAGTGATGAAGAAACTGAAAATACAGAGCTTACAACTTGTAAGGAAACACGTCTAGTGCAAGAGAAAGCTAGGTCAAATGACAACTTAAAATTTGGAAGTTCAAAGGGAGTCATACCTTCTTCTTCATGGTTAATGGACCAAGAGAGTTTATCTGGTAATGAATTTCATGATCTTCCTACCTTACTCAATTCCATACCATTTTGCCGCCAATTCTGGAAAGCAGGAGACTATACAACCAGATCAAATTCTGTACCAGTCTCTCAAA ATGGCAAGAACCGCTTACGCATCCATCCCAAATTTCTCCACTCAAATGCTACTTCACAGAAGTGGGCTTTTGGTG CTATTGCAGAGCTGCTTGATAATGCAGTTGACGAG GTACAAAATGGAGCCACATTTGTTAAGGTAGATAGAATCACGAATTCTCGAGATGGAAATGATGCACTACTAGTACAAG ATGATGGAGGTGGAATGGGTCCGGAATCTTTGAGACGTTGCATGAGCTTTGGCTTTTCAGATAAGCATTCTGATTCTTTCATTGGACAGT ATGGAAATGGCTTTAAAACCAGCACCATGAGGCTTGGAGCTGATGTTATTGTCTTTAGCCGAAGGATGAACAACAG AACATTAACTCAAAGTGTCGGGCTTCTTTCGTATACATTTTTACAAAAAGCTGGTTATGATGATGTAATAGTACCGGTG GTGGATTATGAGTTTGATCCATCAACTGGTCTAGTTATGAGGTTACTTCCGCATGGTCAAAGGCATTTCTCTTCTAATTTGTCTGCTCTTTTAACATGGTCTCCCTTTGCTACAGAAGTTGAACTATTGAAACAA TTTGACAACATAGGGCACCATGGCACAAAAATTATTGTATTCAATCTATGGTTCAATGATTCCGGGAAGATGGAACTGGATTTTATTTCTGATTTGGAG GACATTATGATTACCGGAGCACCTTGTGGCAGGGCGAATATGTTAAGCGAGAAGCATATTGCTAATCGATATCGTTACTCTCTTCGC GTGTATGCATCTATATTATATCTGCATCTACCACAAAGCTTTAGAATAGTCTTGCGTGGACGAGATGTCACCCCTCATCACATAGTTGATGATCTCAAATTTCGTGAATGCATTAAATATAGACCGCAAATTTTGGGGAGCAAAGAG GCCGAGGTCATTACCACGATTGGATTCTTAGATGGTGCTCCAAAGCTTAGTGTTCATGGATTTAATGTCTACCACAGAAACCGGCTTATATTG CCCTTCTGGCGAGTGTTTGTTTTTACAAGAAAGAGAGGCAGAGGCATTGCTG GAGTGTTAGAGGCAAATTTTATTAAGCCGACACATAATAAGCAAGACTTTGAGAAGTCAACCCTTTATCACAAACTCGAAATTCGCTTGAGAGATATGACGGCTGAATACTG gaAGTATCATTGCCATTTGGTTGGTTATTCATCACCGGTGACTGGTGCTTCTCCTAAGAGGCCTCAGATAGGAACTGCCAATGAACTACAAGATGCCTCCAGTAACCATT GCACTCCAGCTAACCTATCAAATGGCCTTTCAAGCAGCAGTACAGTAATAACTACATTAAATGGACAACCAAACTTGATGGCAATGCAAGTTTCCAACAGTTGCAAGGCTGATTCTCAAGCAG CATTTCATGGAAAAAGAAGCGCAAATCACGTAATCACAGCAGAAGTACCAAAGCGGCAGGCTGTTGCATTTGAACTTACAAGTGGAGTTGGTGGCAATCTCAAGATACAG CATTCATCTGATGGGCAGAGGCAAATGCAAGAGATTATTACCATGATGCATGTAAATAAGAAGCTACGTGAACG GTGCTTGGAATACGAAATAGCTCAGAAGCAGCTGCTTCTTAAG GTGGAAATGCTTAAAAATGAGCTCCAAGAGGTCCAATGGACTTACAAAATCCTAATGGGTGATCTTTTAAAAGTGTAG
- the LOC109716038 gene encoding protein MICRORCHIDIA 6-like isoform X3 — protein sequence MLSDDNALGMSFECFVDLCSDEETENTELTTCKETRLVQEKARSNDNLKFGSSKGVIPSSSWLMDQESLSGNEFHDLPTLLNSIPFCRQFWKAGDYTTRSNSVPVSQNGKNRLRIHPKFLHSNATSQKWAFGAIAELLDNAVDEVQNGATFVKVDRITNSRDGNDALLVQDDGGGMGPESLRRCMSFGFSDKHSDSFIGQYGNGFKTSTMRLGADVIVFSRRMNNRTLTQSVGLLSYTFLQKAGYDDVIVPVVDYEFDPSTGLVMRLLPHGQRHFSSNLSALLTWSPFATEVELLKQFDNIGHHGTKIIVFNLWFNDSGKMELDFISDLEDIMITGAPCGRANMLSEKHIANRYRYSLRVYASILYLHLPQSFRIVLRGRDVTPHHIVDDLKFRECIKYRPQILGSKEAEVITTIGFLDGAPKLSVHGFNVYHRNRLILPFWRVFVFTRKRGRGIAGVLEANFIKPTHNKQDFEKSTLYHKLEIRLRDMTAEYWKYHCHLVGYSSPVTGASPKRPQIGTANELQDASSNHCTPANLSNGLSSSSTVITTLNGQPNLMAMQVSNSCKADSQAV from the exons ATGTTATCTGATGATAATG CTCTTGGAATGAGCTTCGAGTGCTTTGTTGACTTATGCAGTGATGAAGAAACTGAAAATACAGAGCTTACAACTTGTAAGGAAACACGTCTAGTGCAAGAGAAAGCTAGGTCAAATGACAACTTAAAATTTGGAAGTTCAAAGGGAGTCATACCTTCTTCTTCATGGTTAATGGACCAAGAGAGTTTATCTGGTAATGAATTTCATGATCTTCCTACCTTACTCAATTCCATACCATTTTGCCGCCAATTCTGGAAAGCAGGAGACTATACAACCAGATCAAATTCTGTACCAGTCTCTCAAA ATGGCAAGAACCGCTTACGCATCCATCCCAAATTTCTCCACTCAAATGCTACTTCACAGAAGTGGGCTTTTGGTG CTATTGCAGAGCTGCTTGATAATGCAGTTGACGAG GTACAAAATGGAGCCACATTTGTTAAGGTAGATAGAATCACGAATTCTCGAGATGGAAATGATGCACTACTAGTACAAG ATGATGGAGGTGGAATGGGTCCGGAATCTTTGAGACGTTGCATGAGCTTTGGCTTTTCAGATAAGCATTCTGATTCTTTCATTGGACAGT ATGGAAATGGCTTTAAAACCAGCACCATGAGGCTTGGAGCTGATGTTATTGTCTTTAGCCGAAGGATGAACAACAG AACATTAACTCAAAGTGTCGGGCTTCTTTCGTATACATTTTTACAAAAAGCTGGTTATGATGATGTAATAGTACCGGTG GTGGATTATGAGTTTGATCCATCAACTGGTCTAGTTATGAGGTTACTTCCGCATGGTCAAAGGCATTTCTCTTCTAATTTGTCTGCTCTTTTAACATGGTCTCCCTTTGCTACAGAAGTTGAACTATTGAAACAA TTTGACAACATAGGGCACCATGGCACAAAAATTATTGTATTCAATCTATGGTTCAATGATTCCGGGAAGATGGAACTGGATTTTATTTCTGATTTGGAG GACATTATGATTACCGGAGCACCTTGTGGCAGGGCGAATATGTTAAGCGAGAAGCATATTGCTAATCGATATCGTTACTCTCTTCGC GTGTATGCATCTATATTATATCTGCATCTACCACAAAGCTTTAGAATAGTCTTGCGTGGACGAGATGTCACCCCTCATCACATAGTTGATGATCTCAAATTTCGTGAATGCATTAAATATAGACCGCAAATTTTGGGGAGCAAAGAG GCCGAGGTCATTACCACGATTGGATTCTTAGATGGTGCTCCAAAGCTTAGTGTTCATGGATTTAATGTCTACCACAGAAACCGGCTTATATTG CCCTTCTGGCGAGTGTTTGTTTTTACAAGAAAGAGAGGCAGAGGCATTGCTG GAGTGTTAGAGGCAAATTTTATTAAGCCGACACATAATAAGCAAGACTTTGAGAAGTCAACCCTTTATCACAAACTCGAAATTCGCTTGAGAGATATGACGGCTGAATACTG gaAGTATCATTGCCATTTGGTTGGTTATTCATCACCGGTGACTGGTGCTTCTCCTAAGAGGCCTCAGATAGGAACTGCCAATGAACTACAAGATGCCTCCAGTAACCATT GCACTCCAGCTAACCTATCAAATGGCCTTTCAAGCAGCAGTACAGTAATAACTACATTAAATGGACAACCAAACTTGATGGCAATGCAAGTTTCCAACAGTTGCAAGGCTGATTCTCAAGCAG TATGA
- the LOC109716456 gene encoding diphthine methyltransferase, giving the protein MDIACCQLDGNADAVEFCPHSPFHHILAAATYTLQEGTQPHRTGSISLFDTNAETGLGLVHRVQTAGVFDIKWNPSGGSSYPLLAQADADGCVVLRALQSNQGAEDQGIFLRDICTEKISSAMCLCVDWEPVAESISVGLSDGSISVISLRESQLHVLQSWLAHEFELWATSFDIFHQHLLYAGSDDCHFSCWDLRQNPSSLVFQNAKSHKMGVCCITQSPLDQNILLTGSYDEFLRVWDIRSTTKPVNEKSIHLGGGVWRIKHHPYISGLVLAACMHGGFAVVKIGEGDVSLLETYSKHESLAYGADWQKGGCLDNQSSKTLVAATCSFYDRLLRIWQPKTLIC; this is encoded by the exons ATGGATATTGCCTGTTGCCAATTAGATGGAAATGCTGACGCTGTTGAGTTCTGCCCACATAGTCCTTTTCATCACATTCTGGCTGCGGCAACATATACGCTACAAGAGGGCACGCAACCACATCGAACCGGAAGCATCTCGCTTTTCGATACGAATGCTGAAACAGGGCTTGGATTAGTCCATCGAGTACAGACAGCTGGTGTTTTTGACATCAAGTGGAACCCGAGTGGAGGAAGCAGTTATCCATTACTTGCTCAAGCTGACGCAGATGGATGCGTAGTTCTTCGTGCTTTACAATCAAATCAAGGGGCGGAAGACCAAG gaaTTTTCTTGAGAGACATTTGTACAGAAAAGATCAGCTCGGCAATGTGCTTATGTGTAGACTGGGAACCAGTGGCAGAATCTATTTCTGTTGGTCTTTCAGATGGTTCAATATCTGTGATCTCTCTCAGGGAATCCCAGTTGCATGTATTACAATCCTGGCTCGCTCATGAATTCGAGCTATGGGCTACATCCTTTGATATCTTCCACCAGCACTTATTATACGCCGGTTCAGATGACTGTCATTTCAGCTGTTGGGATTTGCGTCAGAATCCATCCAGCTTAGTGTTTCAGAATGCAAAGTCCCACAAGATGGGCGTTTGTTGCATCACTCAGAGTCCTTTGGATCAGAATATTCTACTGACAGGAAGCTATGATGAATTCCTCAGAGTGTGGGACATAAGATCAACGACAAAACCTGTAAATGAAAAATCTATTCACTTGGGGGGAGGGGTTTGGAGAATTAAACACCATCCATATATTTCTGGTTTGGTACTGGCGGCATGCATGCATGGTGGTTTTGCTGTTGTGAAGATCGGAGAGGGAGATGTTAGTTTACTTGAAACATATAGCAAACACGAATCATTAGCATATGGAGCTGATTGGCAGAAAGGAGGGTGCTTGGATAATCAGAGTTCCAAGACTTTAGTAGCTGCTACTTGTTCATTTTACGATCGCCTTCTCCGGATTTGGCAGCCAAAAACCCTGATATGTTGA